From Achromobacter spanius, a single genomic window includes:
- a CDS encoding AMP-binding protein, translating to MKAMTLAAVLAQTVAARGPEEAFVAPGERLNWNELAAGARLRARALYGAGVRRGDHVGIFLGNGGDWLQLFYACALIGAVTVPVNTRFKTEELAFCLQQADVKLLLTADTFLGIDFLELLQQVEPALTQRLPGAALPVLEKVVVLGDRNLPGTTSWEDFIEGANRADDAGFDAVLHAVSSDDVLLIQYTSGTTSFPKGVMLTHANMLGNAAAVAQRIGVQPEDRYFSIRPYFHVAGTTLSILVSLVTGCCLLTLPRFEVGEALRMLDEERCTLTSGNDTIFLMLMGHPDFDRRRIHLRGGWAAAGPEVMQKIRDVMGVPSVCNAYGQSEASPNIVMSAWDDEFSLRAQGWALPHPGMEIRLVDPATGAVVAAGGQGEIQARGWSVMKGYYKMPEATARALSADGWLSTGDLGEMNADGRLRMVGRLKDMFRVGGENVAPAEVEEVLHSHPAVRMAQVVGVPDARLGEVPAAFVLLREDQQVETAELIAWCKSRCANFKVPRYMEIVDTFENIGMTGSSKVQKNKLRAHALGLFGLGEKA from the coding sequence ATGAAGGCGATGACGCTGGCTGCCGTATTGGCGCAGACCGTGGCGGCGCGTGGCCCGGAAGAGGCGTTTGTTGCCCCGGGTGAACGCTTGAACTGGAATGAACTGGCCGCGGGTGCCCGACTCCGCGCGCGGGCGTTGTATGGGGCCGGGGTGCGCCGTGGCGACCATGTCGGCATCTTTCTTGGCAATGGCGGCGACTGGCTGCAGCTGTTCTACGCTTGCGCCTTGATCGGCGCCGTGACGGTGCCGGTCAATACCCGCTTCAAGACCGAAGAACTGGCTTTCTGCCTGCAACAGGCGGACGTCAAGCTGCTGCTGACGGCCGACACGTTTCTGGGCATCGACTTTCTGGAACTGCTGCAACAGGTGGAGCCGGCCTTGACTCAGCGCCTGCCGGGCGCGGCGCTGCCGGTACTTGAAAAAGTGGTAGTGCTGGGTGATCGAAACCTGCCGGGCACGACCTCCTGGGAAGACTTCATCGAAGGCGCAAATCGTGCCGACGATGCCGGCTTCGATGCCGTCTTGCACGCCGTCAGCAGCGATGACGTGCTCCTGATTCAGTACACCTCCGGCACGACGTCCTTTCCGAAGGGCGTCATGCTCACCCACGCCAATATGCTGGGCAATGCCGCAGCCGTGGCGCAGCGTATCGGCGTGCAGCCCGAAGATCGTTACTTCAGCATCCGGCCGTATTTCCACGTGGCTGGCACCACGCTGTCCATTCTGGTCAGTCTGGTGACGGGATGCTGCCTGTTGACTTTGCCGCGCTTCGAGGTGGGCGAGGCTTTGCGCATGCTGGATGAAGAGCGTTGCACGCTGACCTCCGGCAACGACACCATCTTCCTGATGCTGATGGGCCATCCCGATTTTGACCGCCGGCGGATCCATCTGCGAGGCGGGTGGGCCGCGGCAGGCCCCGAGGTGATGCAGAAGATCCGCGATGTCATGGGTGTGCCTTCAGTGTGCAATGCCTATGGGCAGTCCGAAGCTTCGCCCAACATCGTCATGTCGGCCTGGGACGACGAGTTCTCCCTGCGCGCCCAGGGGTGGGCCTTGCCGCATCCCGGCATGGAAATCCGCCTGGTCGATCCGGCTACCGGCGCGGTGGTCGCAGCCGGCGGGCAGGGCGAAATCCAGGCCCGTGGGTGGAGCGTGATGAAGGGCTACTACAAGATGCCCGAGGCAACTGCGCGCGCCTTGAGCGCGGATGGCTGGCTCAGCACGGGCGACCTGGGCGAGATGAATGCCGATGGCCGCTTGCGCATGGTGGGACGCTTGAAAGATATGTTCCGGGTCGGTGGTGAAAATGTGGCGCCGGCCGAGGTAGAAGAGGTTCTGCACAGTCACCCGGCCGTGCGCATGGCGCAGGTGGTGGGGGTGCCGGATGCCCGTCTGGGCGAGGTGCCGGCCGCCTTTGTGCTGTTGCGCGAAGACCAGCAAGTCGAGACAGCCGAGCTGATCGCCTGGTGCAAGAGCCGTTGCGCCAATTTCAAGGTGCCGCGCTATATGGAAATTGTCGATACCTTCGAGAACATCGGCATGACGGGCAGCTCCAAAGTGCAGAAAAACAAGCTGCGTGCCCATGCGCTCGGACTGTTTGGCCTGGGGGAAAAAGCATGA
- a CDS encoding hydroxymethylglutaryl-CoA lyase, with the protein MTRDVVLCECFARDGLQHEPDFIPTDIKTELVDAFAALGFERVEATSYSNPKVVPQFADASDMLASLPRRDGVWYKATCANARAVQRALADLERGQGANEISLLVSASESHSERNLKRSRADQWRNIAEMAGMGRGHFRMIGTISVAFGCPFEGAVSADSVLRDAERYAALGVDIVTLGDTTGMATPQAVRELYGVLQRELPQLTLVAHFHDTRATGLVNYVAALDAGVRWFDCAVGGVGGHPAKVKYGGGHTGNVATEDLVNLFESMGVRTGLDLDALAVVSQRCREVLGRDLHSRVADSGFNPLITAGA; encoded by the coding sequence ATGACGCGCGATGTGGTGCTCTGCGAGTGTTTTGCCCGCGATGGCTTGCAGCACGAGCCGGATTTCATTCCTACCGACATCAAGACCGAATTGGTCGATGCCTTTGCGGCGCTGGGTTTTGAGCGCGTAGAGGCGACTTCGTATTCCAATCCCAAGGTCGTGCCGCAGTTCGCAGACGCCAGCGACATGCTGGCATCGCTGCCGCGGCGAGACGGCGTCTGGTACAAGGCGACCTGCGCCAATGCGAGGGCCGTGCAACGGGCGCTGGCCGATCTGGAGCGGGGCCAAGGCGCCAATGAGATCAGCCTGCTGGTCTCGGCCAGCGAGTCGCACTCCGAGCGCAACCTGAAGCGCAGCCGCGCCGATCAATGGCGCAACATCGCCGAGATGGCAGGCATGGGGCGCGGCCATTTTCGGATGATAGGCACGATCTCGGTGGCCTTTGGCTGCCCGTTCGAGGGCGCAGTATCGGCCGACAGCGTGCTGCGCGACGCCGAGCGCTACGCGGCGCTGGGCGTGGATATCGTCACGTTGGGCGACACCACCGGCATGGCCACGCCGCAGGCGGTGCGCGAGCTGTACGGCGTTTTGCAACGCGAACTGCCGCAGCTCACGCTGGTGGCGCATTTCCATGACACGCGCGCAACCGGCCTGGTGAATTATGTGGCGGCGCTGGACGCCGGCGTGCGCTGGTTCGACTGCGCCGTGGGCGGGGTCGGCGGCCATCCGGCCAAGGTCAAATATGGCGGCGGCCATACCGGCAATGTGGCGACTGAAGACCTGGTCAATCTATTCGAATCCATGGGCGTGCGCACCGGACTGGATCTGGACGCGCTGGCTGTCGTATCGCAGCGCTGCCGCGAGGTGCTCGGTCGTGATCTGCACAGCCGCGTGGCCGACAGCGGCTTCAATCCGCTGATCACCGCCGGCGCTTGA
- a CDS encoding MarR family winged helix-turn-helix transcriptional regulator, with translation MATRSKLSTRRAPPAALKELFSYRLNRLAYVSSRIAAGLNESRYGVGPREWRILALLGAAPDMSLNALASEANIDKSQASRTVSDLIERGLIERSADAQDARGVSLDLTRAGKKLYQEMFPAAVERNEEMLAVLSEDEREVLERALEKMTSHMLNMLNDLKAEVPARRGRGVQPR, from the coding sequence ATGGCAACCCGAAGCAAGCTTTCCACCCGCCGCGCCCCGCCTGCCGCGCTCAAGGAGCTGTTTTCCTACCGCTTGAACAGGCTGGCATATGTGTCCAGTCGCATTGCTGCGGGCCTGAACGAGAGCCGCTATGGCGTGGGCCCGCGTGAGTGGCGGATCCTGGCCTTGCTGGGTGCGGCGCCCGATATGTCTTTGAATGCACTGGCAAGTGAAGCCAATATCGACAAAAGCCAGGCCAGCCGCACGGTGTCCGACTTGATCGAACGCGGCCTGATCGAGCGCAGCGCGGATGCCCAGGACGCTCGCGGCGTCAGCCTGGACCTGACGCGCGCCGGAAAAAAGCTTTACCAAGAGATGTTTCCGGCCGCCGTCGAGCGCAATGAAGAAATGCTGGCCGTACTGAGCGAAGACGAGCGCGAGGTGCTGGAGCGCGCCTTGGAAAAGATGACTTCGCACATGCTGAACATGCTCAACGACCTGAAGGCTGAAGTGCCGGCACGCCGCGGTCGCGGCGTCCAGCCCCGCTGA
- a CDS encoding enoyl-CoA hydratase/isomerase family protein, translating into MTQTYHTILFEVQDRVATVTLNRPDSRNALSSQMCAELVHVMEAIAADPGVHVALIMGSGPAFCAGADLKERKTMNNQEMTARRVQGFAAYASIERLPQPVVAVVHGPAFGSGCEIAAACDFVLASSEAVFCYPEVGWGTVGATQRLPRVAGARKAKELLFTGRRFHAEEAREIGLVNHVYAPDALLQEAQAMAAAMARAQPLTMRLTKRSIDQGLATTREGAMAIELLAIEENLRGTDWQGAIAGFGKESQA; encoded by the coding sequence ATGACCCAGACTTATCACACGATTCTGTTTGAGGTGCAGGACCGTGTCGCGACGGTGACGTTGAACCGTCCCGATAGCCGTAACGCGCTCAGTTCGCAGATGTGCGCGGAGCTGGTGCACGTCATGGAGGCGATTGCGGCCGACCCCGGCGTGCATGTGGCGCTGATCATGGGCAGCGGCCCGGCCTTTTGCGCAGGCGCCGATCTCAAAGAACGCAAGACCATGAACAATCAGGAGATGACGGCGCGCCGGGTTCAGGGCTTTGCCGCCTATGCTTCGATCGAGCGTCTGCCGCAGCCGGTGGTGGCGGTGGTCCATGGTCCGGCGTTTGGTTCGGGGTGCGAGATTGCCGCCGCCTGCGACTTTGTGCTGGCGTCCAGCGAGGCCGTATTCTGCTATCCCGAAGTGGGTTGGGGCACGGTCGGCGCGACGCAGCGTCTGCCGCGCGTTGCCGGCGCGCGCAAGGCCAAAGAGCTTTTGTTCACGGGCCGCCGCTTCCACGCCGAAGAGGCGCGCGAGATCGGCCTGGTCAACCATGTGTATGCGCCCGATGCGTTGCTCCAGGAGGCGCAGGCCATGGCGGCCGCCATGGCCCGTGCCCAGCCGCTGACCATGCGGCTGACCAAACGCAGCATCGATCAAGGGCTGGCCACGACGCGCGAAGGTGCGATGGCCATTGAACTGCTGGCCATCGAAGAAAACCTGCGCGGCACGGATTGGCAAGGCGCCATCGCCGGCTTCGGCAAGGAGTCGCAGGCATGA